Proteins from a single region of Nocardioides oleivorans:
- a CDS encoding amidohydrolase: MSATVFRNATVFDGHAHRGAIGDVLVEGGRIIAIGHDVAPIGARVVDVAGGLLLPGFTDAHVHPIQGGLERLGCDLSELPVDSAAYLAHVRAYAHDHPDRPWIQGGGWAMAAFPGGLPTASALDEVVADRPAALVNRDHHGAWVNTRALEVAGITRDTPDPHDGRIERDADGEPTGCLHEGAMDLLAGVAPVADDDEMYAGLMEGQRHLHSLGITGWQDAIVGTYSNMRDGGPTYARAADTGDLTGTVVGALWWDRGRGEEQVADLVAKRGDYSRGRFAATSVKIMQDGVAENGTAALVEPYLDRCGHATTNTGISFVDPVDLRRHVRALDAHGFQVHVHGLGDRGVREALDAFEGTDPRRRHHIAHLQLVHPDDVRRFADLGVAANLQALWACLDEQMTELTIPFLGEERARRQYPFGDLHRAGARLVAGSDWPVSTPHPLAAIHTAVHRTSYDEPAPAGTEPFLPEQALPIEVAFAAYTSGSAWVNHRDDAGRVAVGAVADLVVLDRDPFAMPDEIGAARVRSTWVDGECVFEA, from the coding sequence GTGAGCGCGACCGTCTTCCGCAACGCCACCGTCTTCGACGGCCATGCCCATCGGGGAGCGATCGGTGACGTGCTGGTCGAGGGCGGCCGGATCATCGCGATCGGGCACGACGTCGCGCCGATCGGGGCGCGGGTCGTCGACGTGGCGGGTGGCCTGCTGCTGCCCGGCTTCACCGACGCGCACGTGCACCCGATCCAGGGCGGGCTCGAGCGGCTCGGGTGCGACCTGAGCGAGCTCCCGGTCGACAGCGCGGCGTACCTCGCGCACGTCCGGGCCTACGCCCACGACCATCCGGACCGGCCCTGGATCCAGGGCGGCGGCTGGGCGATGGCCGCGTTCCCGGGCGGCCTGCCGACGGCGAGCGCGCTGGACGAGGTCGTGGCCGACCGCCCGGCCGCGCTGGTCAACCGCGACCACCACGGCGCGTGGGTCAACACCCGTGCGCTCGAGGTCGCCGGGATCACCCGCGACACCCCCGACCCGCACGACGGCCGGATCGAGCGCGACGCCGACGGCGAGCCGACGGGATGCCTGCACGAGGGCGCCATGGACCTCCTCGCCGGCGTCGCGCCGGTCGCCGACGACGACGAGATGTACGCCGGCCTGATGGAGGGCCAGCGCCACCTCCACTCGCTCGGCATCACGGGCTGGCAGGACGCGATCGTCGGGACCTACTCCAACATGCGCGACGGCGGGCCGACGTACGCCCGTGCCGCGGACACCGGCGACCTCACCGGCACCGTCGTGGGGGCGCTGTGGTGGGACCGCGGGCGCGGCGAGGAGCAGGTCGCCGACCTGGTCGCGAAGCGCGGGGACTACTCGCGCGGGCGCTTCGCCGCGACGTCGGTCAAGATCATGCAGGACGGCGTCGCCGAGAACGGCACGGCCGCGCTCGTCGAGCCCTACCTCGACCGGTGCGGGCACGCGACGACCAACACCGGCATCTCCTTCGTCGACCCGGTCGACCTCCGCCGCCACGTCCGCGCGCTCGACGCGCACGGGTTCCAGGTCCACGTCCACGGACTCGGTGACCGCGGCGTGCGCGAGGCCCTGGACGCCTTCGAGGGCACGGACCCCCGTCGTCGCCACCACATCGCCCACCTCCAGCTCGTGCACCCCGACGACGTACGACGGTTCGCCGACCTCGGCGTCGCCGCGAACCTCCAGGCCCTGTGGGCGTGCCTCGACGAGCAGATGACCGAGCTGACGATCCCGTTCCTGGGCGAGGAGCGGGCGCGGCGGCAGTACCCCTTCGGCGACCTCCACCGCGCCGGCGCGCGCCTCGTCGCCGGCAGCGACTGGCCGGTGAGCACGCCCCACCCGCTCGCCGCGATCCACACGGCGGTGCACCGCACGTCGTACGACGAGCCCGCGCCAGCCGGCACCGAGCCGTTCCTGCCGGAGCAGGCGCTCCCGATCGAGGTGGCCTTCGCCGCCTACACGAGCGGCTCGGCGTGGGTGAACCACCGCGACGACGCCGGCCGGGTCGCCGTCGGGGCGGTCGCCGACCTCGTGGTGCTCGACCGTGACCCCTTCGCCATGCCTGACGAGATCGGGGCCGCGCGCGTCCGCTCGACGTGGGTCGACGGGGAGTGCGTCTTCGAGGCCTGA
- a CDS encoding ABC transporter ATP-binding protein produces the protein MTGRGGGLAIRTRGLVHIYHVEEHDVAALSGVDLDVAAGEVVGLLGPSGSGKSTLMSLLAGILRPSAGKVLVGETEVSAATSRVLDGLRATDVGLMLQGAARNLLPHVSALDNVRFAQQQARRSGREVSDPRAVLGEVGLAAVADRPLGGLTPGELQLAAVAAAVSTRPGLLLCDEPTSQLDHAARDRVLQVLTEVNRAHGTTVVLVTHDPEVARVLPRTVTIRDGRIGGEGRSGEEYAVVTADGFLPLQGHALDRLPPGTLVRLHEVDDHFELRVEEP, from the coding sequence GTGACGGGCCGGGGAGGGGGTCTGGCGATCCGCACCCGCGGGCTCGTGCACATCTACCACGTGGAGGAGCACGACGTCGCCGCGCTGTCGGGCGTCGACCTCGACGTGGCGGCGGGGGAGGTGGTCGGCCTGCTCGGTCCGTCCGGCTCGGGCAAGTCGACCCTGATGAGCCTCCTGGCCGGGATCCTGAGGCCCAGCGCCGGCAAGGTCCTCGTCGGCGAGACGGAGGTGTCCGCGGCGACCTCGCGCGTGCTCGACGGCCTGCGGGCCACCGACGTCGGGCTGATGCTCCAGGGCGCCGCGCGCAACCTGCTGCCCCACGTCTCGGCGCTCGACAACGTGCGGTTCGCCCAGCAGCAGGCGCGCCGGTCCGGACGGGAGGTCTCCGACCCCCGAGCGGTGCTCGGCGAGGTGGGCCTGGCCGCGGTGGCGGACCGGCCGCTCGGCGGCCTGACGCCCGGGGAGCTCCAGCTGGCGGCGGTCGCCGCAGCGGTCTCCACCCGGCCGGGGCTGCTGCTGTGCGACGAGCCCACGAGCCAGCTCGACCACGCGGCCCGCGACCGCGTCCTCCAGGTGCTCACCGAGGTCAACCGCGCCCACGGCACGACGGTCGTGCTGGTGACCCACGACCCCGAGGTCGCGCGCGTGCTGCCGCGCACGGTCACCATCCGCGACGGCCGGATCGGCGGCGAGGGCCGCAGTGGTGAGGAGTACGCCGTCGTCACCGCCGACGGCTTCCTGCCGCTGCAGGGGCACGCGCTGGACCGGCTCCCGCCGGGGACCCTGGTGCGGCTGCACGAGGTCGACGACCACTTCGAGCTGCGGGTGGAGGAGCCATGA
- a CDS encoding FecCD family ABC transporter permease encodes MATDTVQVPRPTTEPPGDPLGVGATRRRTTSWLLGLVLGLVATMVAGVGIGAFSVPAGTVAQVVTHHLLGWPGERTWSVPMDAIVWQVRLPRVLLGALVGAGLAICGVALQAMVRNVLADPYLLGVNSGASSGAAAAILFGVGAGFAEHALQVTAFLGALAASLLVFLVARSAGRVTSVRLLLAGVAVGYALYALTSFLIFASGSAEGARSVMFWLLGSLALAQWDLPFAVVAVVVLVSVALLTVWGRRLDALAVGDETAHTLGVRPERFRLRLLVVVALCVGVVVAAAGSIGFVGLVIPHLARRAVGGAHVRVVVVAALMGAILLIWADILARTVFAPQEVPIGIITSLVGAPFLLVLIRRLHATSA; translated from the coding sequence GTGGCCACCGACACCGTCCAGGTGCCGCGACCGACGACCGAGCCCCCGGGTGACCCCCTCGGGGTGGGCGCCACCCGGCGGCGTACGACGTCGTGGTTGCTCGGGCTGGTCCTCGGCCTCGTCGCCACGATGGTCGCCGGGGTCGGCATCGGTGCCTTCTCGGTGCCGGCCGGCACCGTCGCGCAGGTCGTCACCCACCACCTCCTCGGCTGGCCGGGGGAGCGCACGTGGAGCGTCCCGATGGACGCGATCGTGTGGCAGGTCCGCCTGCCGCGGGTGCTGCTCGGCGCGCTCGTCGGAGCCGGCCTAGCGATCTGCGGGGTCGCGCTGCAGGCGATGGTCCGCAACGTGCTCGCCGACCCCTACCTCCTCGGCGTGAACTCGGGCGCCTCCAGCGGCGCCGCGGCCGCCATCCTCTTCGGGGTCGGCGCCGGCTTCGCCGAGCACGCCCTCCAGGTCACGGCGTTCCTCGGCGCGCTCGCCGCCTCGCTGCTGGTCTTCCTCGTCGCGCGCAGCGCCGGCCGGGTCACCTCGGTCCGGCTGCTGCTGGCCGGGGTGGCGGTCGGCTACGCGCTCTACGCGCTGACCAGCTTCCTGATCTTCGCCTCGGGCTCGGCCGAGGGAGCCCGCTCGGTGATGTTCTGGCTGCTCGGCTCGCTGGCCCTCGCGCAGTGGGACCTGCCCTTCGCGGTGGTCGCCGTCGTGGTCCTCGTCTCGGTCGCCCTGCTCACGGTATGGGGCCGGCGACTCGACGCGCTGGCCGTCGGCGACGAGACCGCCCACACCCTCGGCGTACGTCCCGAGCGCTTCCGGCTCCGGCTGCTCGTCGTCGTCGCACTGTGCGTCGGAGTGGTGGTCGCGGCGGCCGGCAGCATCGGCTTCGTCGGGCTCGTGATCCCGCACCTGGCACGCCGCGCCGTCGGCGGCGCGCACGTCCGCGTGGTCGTCGTGGCCGCGCTGATGGGCGCGATCCTGCTGATCTGGGCCGACATCCTCGCCCGCACCGTCTTCGCCCCGCAGGAGGTGCCGATCGGGATCATCACCTCCCTCGTCGGCGCACCCTTCCTGCTCGTGCTCATCCGCCGCCTCCACGCCACCAGTGCGTGA
- a CDS encoding ABC transporter ATP-binding protein, producing the protein MTDLAATGLSVAWGDTLAVHPLDLAVPAGSVVAVTGPSGAGKSSLLWALACALRPAVATVTGQVLVGGEVVGDRDGAAGRGVVLVPQRNALSASLTAHESVLVPLLARGETAPVALARVAEALGRVGLTGSEGHLVDQLSGGQQQRVALARALALRPEVLLADESTSELDAGNRELVLAALHEEAARGAAVVLATHDPDAAAGASAVLGLDEGAAAWSRRPVA; encoded by the coding sequence ATGACCGACCTGGCGGCGACCGGGCTGTCGGTGGCGTGGGGCGACACCCTCGCCGTGCACCCGCTCGACCTGGCCGTGCCCGCCGGCTCGGTCGTCGCGGTGACCGGCCCGTCGGGTGCAGGCAAGTCGTCGCTGCTGTGGGCGCTGGCGTGCGCGCTGCGGCCGGCGGTGGCGACCGTGACCGGACAGGTGCTGGTGGGTGGCGAGGTGGTGGGCGACCGGGACGGGGCAGCCGGGCGCGGCGTCGTGCTGGTGCCCCAGCGCAACGCGCTCTCCGCCAGCCTCACCGCGCACGAGAGCGTGCTGGTGCCGTTGCTCGCCCGCGGCGAGACGGCCCCGGTCGCCCTGGCGCGGGTCGCGGAGGCACTCGGCCGGGTCGGCCTGACCGGTTCCGAGGGCCACCTCGTCGACCAGCTCTCCGGCGGCCAGCAGCAGCGCGTCGCGCTGGCCCGGGCGCTCGCGCTGCGTCCCGAGGTGCTGCTCGCCGACGAGTCGACCAGTGAGCTCGACGCCGGCAACCGCGAGCTCGTGCTCGCGGCGCTGCACGAGGAGGCCGCCCGCGGCGCCGCCGTCGTGCTGGCCACCCACGACCCGGACGCCGCCGCCGGTGCGAGCGCGGTGCTCGGGCTCGACGAGGGAGCCGCCGCCTGGTCGAGGAGGCCTGTCGCCTAG
- a CDS encoding helix-turn-helix domain-containing protein: MGEILRFPAPDPDASPETPEPLWRELVGQELHRERTDRGERLVDVARRAGVSMQYLSEVERGLKDPSSEMLQAIAGALDLSVRELATRTARPEALALAA, from the coding sequence ATGGGCGAGATCCTGCGGTTCCCGGCACCCGACCCCGACGCCTCCCCCGAGACGCCCGAGCCGCTCTGGCGTGAGCTGGTCGGGCAGGAGCTCCACCGCGAGCGCACCGACCGCGGCGAGCGGCTGGTCGACGTGGCCAGGCGGGCCGGCGTCTCGATGCAGTACCTCTCCGAGGTCGAGCGTGGCCTCAAGGACCCCTCCTCGGAGATGCTCCAGGCGATCGCCGGCGCGCTCGACCTCAGCGTGCGCGAGCTGGCCACCCGCACGGCACGGCCCGAGGCGCTCGCGCTCGCCGCCTGA
- a CDS encoding FtsX-like permease family protein codes for MRGWGSSRAPGWSALRHAWRSAVGHRRGQAVALLAVSTLVTACTAFAPVYDRSMQQALVDTLLARASAEDRVVAIRSESAVNAIGTTEARDPRDLRAMLPADVTERLGPVVLDRRALVSPTTGAVPPNGLLVWRDGACDHLLLLAGTCPTAAGEILVSDADTENFGLTIGTTLAVATSEAGPDVPLEVVGTYAVGDEGWWQDLRLVGTSRIAGGGTDPSAAHDAWLTAEDTFVDAAVLPAEASRAGGSVPETTGVDQLFALDDSVRALGDDVREQEDDLRVLSSVGDTADDVRAQGALGARTVPLLLAPLAVLLLFVLWLVLVAATQQRRGEVAVARLRGRGPGGAVRLLLAELLPVLLAGVVPGAAIAVLGGLVARALLPGPTVVELAPGFVVAVLVAVLVLVLTTVAAAVRVAREPLDALVRSGRPGPGRWRLGALDAVVLAAVGTGVLAFVTGSLTGSAALAGPALLGLFVGLLLGHVVAPAATGAGRRLLRRGRLVAGLTLLDVGRRRETRVLVAVITVATALAVFSLDALAVGDRTRDNAGEHDAGAPVVLGVEGHDLDQVRTALRTADPTGERATVVVLAQDTLAVDPEPFRRVALFPRGGPTSEEWRAIEPPVHAPVELTGSRISLTVEAGDDFAVQDVLDVPSELRLALVVTAGTGVRRTVPLGAVPAAGERTTLTGEAAGCGDGCRLAAVRLSAAQGSITAGSLAFGDLRVDGAPVDVGTSVDDWNADEDEHTVLRPVTGGATDALSLVVSVRGFYPVDLTPAWVPPTLDAIVPAGRSAGDDLLVTGVDGSDRAADVVGRTTLLPALPATSALVDLDAATRGRDITFDAHLEVWLADDRALVTAVEDSLRSSGIAVTDVRRLSEVSSSYARTVPTWSLALGSVVGPAVVLAAVLVLLVLAVIGWRARSRDLAILRLNGAGRRTTVRLAVWAHLPAVLLAVVAGIGAGLAGAALSMSDVAFFPEPPSVPVVDTATAWPAVLLVAVTCAVALPAAVVATGWAVARRAHLERAGEAG; via the coding sequence ATGAGGGGCTGGGGATCCTCGCGCGCGCCCGGGTGGTCGGCGCTCCGCCACGCGTGGCGCTCTGCCGTCGGCCACCGCCGTGGACAGGCCGTCGCCCTGCTCGCCGTCTCGACGCTCGTCACCGCGTGCACGGCCTTCGCGCCGGTCTACGACCGGAGCATGCAGCAGGCGCTCGTCGACACGCTGCTCGCGCGGGCGAGCGCCGAGGACCGGGTGGTCGCGATCCGGTCGGAGTCCGCGGTCAACGCGATCGGCACGACCGAGGCACGCGACCCCAGGGACCTGCGCGCGATGCTGCCGGCGGACGTCACGGAGCGGCTCGGCCCCGTCGTGCTGGACCGTCGAGCGCTGGTGAGCCCGACGACCGGCGCGGTCCCGCCCAACGGCCTCCTGGTGTGGCGCGACGGCGCCTGTGACCACCTGCTGCTGCTCGCCGGCACGTGCCCGACCGCCGCCGGCGAGATCCTGGTCAGCGACGCGGACACGGAGAACTTCGGCCTCACCATCGGCACGACCCTCGCGGTCGCGACGTCCGAGGCCGGTCCCGACGTGCCGCTGGAGGTGGTGGGGACCTACGCCGTCGGCGACGAGGGCTGGTGGCAGGACCTCCGCCTGGTCGGCACCTCGAGGATCGCCGGGGGCGGGACCGACCCGTCGGCGGCTCACGACGCGTGGCTGACCGCCGAGGACACGTTCGTCGACGCGGCCGTCCTGCCAGCCGAGGCGTCACGCGCGGGCGGGTCTGTGCCCGAGACCACGGGTGTCGACCAGCTGTTCGCGCTCGACGACTCCGTCCGCGCGCTGGGCGACGACGTCCGGGAGCAGGAGGACGACCTGCGGGTGCTCAGCAGCGTGGGCGACACGGCCGACGACGTGCGCGCCCAGGGCGCACTGGGCGCACGCACGGTCCCGCTGCTCCTGGCCCCGCTGGCCGTGCTGCTCCTCTTCGTCCTCTGGCTGGTCCTCGTCGCAGCGACGCAGCAGCGGCGCGGCGAGGTGGCGGTCGCCCGGCTCCGTGGCAGGGGACCCGGTGGTGCCGTACGCCTGCTGCTGGCCGAGCTGCTCCCGGTGCTGCTGGCGGGGGTCGTCCCGGGCGCGGCGATCGCCGTCCTCGGCGGCCTGGTGGCGCGCGCCCTGCTCCCGGGGCCGACGGTCGTCGAGCTCGCCCCCGGCTTCGTGGTGGCGGTGCTCGTCGCCGTGCTGGTCCTGGTGCTGACCACGGTCGCCGCCGCCGTGCGCGTGGCCCGCGAGCCCCTCGACGCCCTCGTCCGCAGCGGTCGGCCCGGCCCGGGGAGGTGGCGGCTCGGCGCCCTCGACGCCGTCGTCCTGGCCGCCGTCGGCACCGGCGTGCTCGCCTTCGTCACGGGCAGCCTCACCGGATCGGCCGCACTCGCCGGACCAGCGCTGCTCGGCCTCTTCGTCGGGCTGCTCCTGGGCCACGTCGTCGCCCCCGCAGCCACCGGGGCCGGGCGACGCCTCCTGCGGCGCGGGCGCCTCGTGGCGGGGCTGACCCTGCTCGACGTGGGTCGACGTCGGGAGACGCGCGTGCTGGTCGCCGTGATCACCGTGGCCACCGCGCTCGCGGTGTTCTCGCTCGACGCCCTCGCCGTCGGCGACCGGACCCGCGACAACGCCGGCGAGCACGATGCCGGCGCTCCGGTCGTGCTCGGGGTCGAGGGACACGACCTCGACCAGGTGCGTACGGCGCTGCGGACCGCCGACCCGACGGGCGAGCGCGCGACCGTGGTCGTGCTCGCCCAGGACACGTTGGCCGTCGACCCGGAGCCGTTCAGGCGGGTCGCCCTCTTCCCGCGCGGTGGTCCGACGTCCGAGGAGTGGCGCGCGATCGAGCCGCCCGTCCACGCACCCGTGGAGCTCACGGGGTCCCGCATCTCGCTCACGGTGGAGGCCGGCGACGACTTCGCCGTCCAGGACGTCCTGGACGTGCCGTCCGAGCTGCGCCTCGCACTCGTGGTGACTGCCGGCACCGGCGTACGCCGCACGGTCCCGCTCGGAGCGGTCCCGGCAGCCGGCGAGCGGACGACCCTCACCGGTGAGGCGGCCGGGTGCGGCGACGGCTGCCGGCTCGCGGCGGTCCGGCTCAGCGCCGCCCAGGGGTCGATCACCGCGGGCAGCCTGGCGTTCGGCGACCTGCGCGTCGACGGCGCGCCCGTCGACGTGGGGACGTCGGTCGACGACTGGAACGCCGACGAGGACGAGCACACCGTGCTCAGGCCGGTCACCGGCGGCGCGACCGACGCGCTGTCCCTCGTCGTGAGCGTCCGGGGCTTCTACCCCGTGGACCTGACACCGGCCTGGGTGCCGCCGACGCTGGACGCGATCGTGCCCGCGGGCCGGTCCGCCGGCGACGACCTCCTCGTCACCGGGGTCGACGGCAGCGACCGCGCAGCCGACGTCGTCGGACGCACCACCCTGCTCCCTGCCCTGCCCGCGACGTCCGCGCTCGTGGACCTCGACGCCGCCACGCGCGGTCGCGACATCACGTTCGACGCGCACCTGGAGGTGTGGCTCGCGGACGACCGGGCGCTGGTGACCGCCGTCGAGGACTCCCTGCGGTCGAGCGGGATCGCCGTGACCGATGTCCGCCGCCTGTCCGAGGTCAGCTCGTCCTACGCCCGCACCGTGCCGACGTGGAGCCTGGCGCTCGGGTCCGTCGTGGGCCCTGCGGTCGTGCTCGCCGCGGTGCTGGTCCTGCTGGTGCTGGCCGTCATCGGCTGGCGCGCCCGCTCGCGGGACCTCGCGATCCTCCGGCTCAACGGCGCCGGGCGTCGTACGACGGTGCGGCTGGCCGTGTGGGCGCACCTCCCCGCCGTCCTGCTGGCCGTCGTCGCCGGCATCGGCGCGGGCCTGGCGGGTGCGGCGCTGTCGATGTCGGACGTCGCCTTCTTCCCCGAGCCGCCCTCGGTGCCCGTGGTCGACACCGCCACGGCGTGGCCGGCCGTGCTCCTCGTGGCCGTGACCTGCGCGGTCGCGCTGCCCGCCGCCGTGGTGGCGACGGGCTGGGCGGTGGCCCGCCGGGCGCACCTCGAGCGTGCGGGGGAGGCGGGGTGA
- a CDS encoding ClpP family protease, whose product MSINPTTERIEDELVRRLMHQRIIVLGEELREGNGNRLMHQLLLLSAEDPRADISLWINSPGGSVSAMLAIHDVMQLIPNDVSTLAMGMAASAGQFLLSAGTPGKRYALPHSRVLLHQGSAGIGGTAVDIEIQADDLRLTRDTVIGLVAAHTGQDRDTIERDSRRDRWFGAEEALAYGFVDQVITSVDHVTPGTQRPVGLAGAR is encoded by the coding sequence ATGAGCATCAATCCCACGACAGAACGCATCGAGGACGAGCTGGTCCGCCGCCTCATGCACCAACGCATCATCGTGCTCGGCGAGGAGCTGCGGGAGGGCAACGGCAACCGGCTGATGCACCAGCTGCTGCTCCTGTCCGCGGAGGACCCGCGCGCCGACATCAGCCTCTGGATCAACTCGCCCGGCGGCTCGGTCTCGGCGATGCTCGCGATCCACGACGTCATGCAGCTGATCCCCAACGACGTCAGCACGCTGGCGATGGGGATGGCCGCGAGCGCCGGCCAGTTCCTGCTGTCGGCGGGCACGCCCGGCAAGAGGTACGCCCTCCCGCACTCCCGGGTGCTGCTCCACCAGGGCTCCGCCGGGATCGGCGGCACGGCCGTCGACATCGAGATCCAGGCCGACGACCTGCGCCTGACCCGCGACACCGTGATCGGACTGGTCGCGGCGCACACCGGGCAGGACCGCGACACCATCGAGCGGGACTCGCGGCGCGACCGCTGGTTCGGCGCGGAGGAGGCGCTGGCGTACGGCTTCGTCGACCAGGTGATCACCTCGGTCGACCACGTGACGCCGGGGACCCAGCGCCCCGTCGGGCTGGCGGGTGCGCGATGA
- a CDS encoding glycoside hydrolase family 16 protein, which produces MPARSAPRWALILLLVVPLLGWQPATADDGPIDDATGDPTNVSTHATARQRIRLEVLPQIVQHGGRVADADHASTAVVATVRPVRKGRRVELEVLRGDTWEHLATARQNRRGRAQLAVPPAADGRASSYRVRALAHDGLPAITSAPATDQRWLQPTWTDEFTGTTLRPDWRDRGLEHVHESRRSCAKGDPRAVQVAGGAVRLSVIKDPDATTRCRIVGRDAVPGRFAYRLNGHIGTEGAFSFRYGVAAARVKFQRLRGQHGAFWLQPSGGIHPGALGNEIDVVEYFGDHHPQGGLASFVHRFDGARKVTTGGWIDRPESYLASRSDGWSKGYHVFSVEWTPRQLVYRIDGKVTGRVRGRISAERQFVILSLIAANYEIPKIREGRLPQHMYVDWVRVWETGG; this is translated from the coding sequence GTGCCAGCTCGATCCGCGCCCCGGTGGGCCCTCATCCTCCTGCTCGTCGTCCCGCTGCTCGGGTGGCAGCCCGCGACGGCCGACGACGGCCCGATCGACGATGCGACCGGCGACCCGACGAACGTGTCGACCCACGCCACCGCGCGGCAGCGCATCCGGCTCGAGGTGCTGCCGCAGATCGTCCAGCACGGTGGCCGGGTGGCCGACGCGGACCACGCCTCGACCGCCGTCGTCGCGACGGTCCGGCCGGTGCGCAAGGGTCGCCGGGTCGAGCTCGAGGTGCTGCGCGGCGACACGTGGGAGCACCTCGCCACGGCCCGGCAGAACCGGCGCGGCCGCGCCCAGCTCGCCGTCCCGCCCGCGGCCGACGGGCGGGCGTCGTCGTACCGCGTCCGCGCGCTGGCGCACGACGGCCTCCCGGCGATCACGAGCGCGCCCGCGACCGACCAGCGCTGGCTGCAGCCGACGTGGACCGACGAGTTCACCGGCACGACGCTCCGCCCCGACTGGCGCGACCGGGGGCTCGAGCACGTCCACGAGAGCCGCCGCTCGTGCGCCAAGGGAGACCCGCGGGCCGTGCAGGTCGCCGGGGGAGCGGTGCGGCTCAGCGTGATCAAGGACCCGGACGCGACCACGCGGTGCCGGATCGTGGGCCGCGACGCCGTGCCGGGGAGGTTCGCCTACCGGCTCAACGGCCACATCGGCACCGAGGGCGCCTTCTCCTTCCGGTACGGCGTCGCCGCCGCGCGCGTGAAGTTCCAGCGGCTCCGCGGGCAGCACGGCGCCTTCTGGCTCCAGCCGTCCGGCGGCATCCACCCCGGCGCGCTCGGCAACGAGATCGACGTCGTGGAGTACTTCGGCGACCACCACCCCCAGGGCGGGCTGGCGAGCTTCGTGCACCGCTTCGACGGCGCACGCAAGGTCACCACGGGAGGCTGGATCGACCGGCCGGAGTCCTACCTCGCCAGCCGCAGCGACGGCTGGTCGAAGGGCTACCACGTGTTCTCGGTCGAGTGGACCCCGAGACAGCTGGTCTACCGGATCGACGGCAAGGTCACCGGCCGGGTGCGCGGCCGGATCTCGGCCGAGCGCCAGTTCGTGATCCTCAGCCTGATCGCCGCGAACTACGAGATCCCCAAGATCCGCGAGGGCCGGCTCCCGCAGCACATGTACGTCGACTGGGTGCGGGTCTGGGAGACCGGCGGCTGA
- a CDS encoding ClpP family protease, with protein MSSYTIPYVVQTTPRGERTLDLYSRLLSERIVYLGTEIDDGVANAVIAQMLHLSSENPELPMSLYINSPGGSISDMLAIYDAMQFVKPAVETVCVGQAAWTAAVLLAGGAPGSRAILPHGRVVLHQPATQSRGTIPDLILEADEVARVRLELEEVLARHTGRTTEQVRQDTDRTLVLPGEAAVEYGIVDTVLREQVPVVR; from the coding sequence ATGAGCAGCTACACGATCCCCTACGTCGTCCAGACCACGCCCCGGGGCGAGCGGACCCTCGACCTCTACTCCCGCCTGCTGTCCGAGCGGATCGTCTACCTCGGCACCGAGATCGACGACGGCGTCGCGAACGCGGTCATCGCGCAGATGCTGCACCTGTCCTCGGAGAACCCCGAGCTCCCGATGAGCCTCTACATCAACTCACCGGGCGGCTCGATCTCGGACATGCTCGCGATCTACGACGCGATGCAGTTCGTGAAGCCGGCGGTGGAGACGGTCTGCGTCGGCCAGGCGGCCTGGACGGCCGCGGTCCTGCTGGCCGGGGGAGCGCCGGGCAGCCGCGCGATCCTGCCGCACGGCCGGGTCGTGCTCCACCAGCCCGCGACGCAGAGCCGCGGCACGATCCCCGACCTGATCCTCGAGGCCGACGAGGTGGCCCGGGTGCGGCTCGAGCTCGAGGAGGTGCTGGCACGGCACACGGGCCGGACGACCGAGCAGGTCCGCCAGGACACCGACCGGACCCTCGTCCTGCCGGGTGAGGCGGCGGTCGAGTACGGGATCGTCGACACGGTGCTGCGCGAGCAGGTGCCGGTGGTCCGCTGA